From Rudanella lutea DSM 19387, a single genomic window includes:
- a CDS encoding sulfatase family protein has translation MRTRFLLSILFCSGWIGLTAFQTQSRPKPRSLRPNILFILVDDLGFGDLSCYGANDVKTPHIDSLIRGGMRFTSFYANSPVCSPSRAALLSGRYPERMGVPGVIRDDTTNSWGYLAPGRLLPDYLAEQGYHTALVGKWHLGLEPENHPNRRGFREFYGFLGDMMDNYVEKKRNGQNFMRHNREVINPPGHATDVFTNAAITYLNGQVRQRRRANDPPFFLYLSYNAPHDPLQPPAADLDRVTRTRPGIDPTRAKLVALIEHLDANVGRVLAALRANGQDRNTLVVFTSDNGGWGPGKANVGGYRGVKGTMYEGGLRIAAGVRWPAGIRPRTESDRPLLLMDWMPTLLQLAGAPVPTGIQGQSFAGLITGKDTLGDRQRPLYFVRREGHDTYKGLQIHAVRQGDFKLLQPTPFAPYELYNLRADPYEKTNLADTDRPMREQLTRQLMEHIRRGGSVPWQRPAGVARQ, from the coding sequence ATGCGTACCCGATTCCTTCTCTCCATTCTGTTTTGTAGCGGCTGGATAGGTTTGACCGCTTTTCAGACCCAATCGCGCCCTAAACCCCGATCGCTCCGCCCAAACATCCTGTTTATTCTGGTCGATGACCTGGGTTTTGGTGACCTATCGTGTTACGGGGCCAACGATGTAAAGACTCCGCATATTGATAGCCTTATTCGCGGAGGAATGCGGTTCACGAGCTTTTACGCCAACAGCCCGGTTTGTTCGCCGTCGCGGGCGGCTTTGCTGTCGGGCCGGTACCCGGAGCGAATGGGCGTGCCGGGCGTTATCCGCGACGATACCACAAACAGTTGGGGGTATCTGGCCCCCGGCCGGCTGCTACCCGATTATCTGGCCGAACAAGGTTACCACACCGCTCTGGTTGGCAAATGGCACCTGGGGCTGGAGCCTGAAAACCACCCCAACCGGCGTGGCTTCCGCGAGTTTTACGGGTTTCTGGGCGATATGATGGATAATTACGTTGAGAAAAAACGGAATGGCCAAAACTTCATGCGCCACAACCGGGAGGTGATTAACCCACCCGGTCATGCAACCGATGTGTTTACCAATGCGGCTATTACCTATCTGAACGGACAGGTTCGGCAGCGTCGGCGGGCCAATGACCCTCCTTTTTTTCTGTACCTCTCTTACAACGCCCCGCACGATCCGCTACAACCGCCGGCGGCCGATCTGGATCGTGTGACCCGTACGCGTCCCGGTATCGACCCCACCCGGGCGAAACTGGTGGCCCTGATTGAACATCTGGATGCAAACGTCGGGCGGGTATTGGCTGCTCTGCGGGCCAATGGGCAAGACCGGAATACCTTGGTCGTGTTTACGAGTGACAATGGCGGCTGGGGGCCAGGCAAAGCCAACGTCGGCGGGTACCGGGGTGTCAAGGGCACGATGTACGAGGGCGGTCTGCGCATTGCGGCCGGGGTACGCTGGCCAGCTGGTATTCGGCCCCGCACCGAATCTGATCGGCCATTGCTGCTGATGGACTGGATGCCAACACTGCTTCAGTTGGCAGGAGCGCCCGTGCCAACAGGCATTCAGGGGCAGTCGTTTGCTGGGCTTATTACCGGAAAAGATACGTTAGGCGATCGGCAAAGGCCACTTTATTTTGTTCGTCGTGAGGGGCATGATACCTACAAAGGATTGCAGATTCATGCCGTGCGGCAGGGCGATTTCAAGTTGCTGCAACCCACGCCCTTTGCCCCGTACGAGTTGTACAACCTCCGCGCTGATCCGTACGAGAAGACCAATTTGGCCGATACCGACCGGCCTATGCGCGAACAGCTAACCCGGCAGCTAATGGAGCATATCCGACGGGGCGGGTCCGTGCCCTGGCAACGCCCGGCCGGTGTGGCCCGACAATAA